A stretch of Cytophagales bacterium DNA encodes these proteins:
- a CDS encoding universal stress protein yields the protein MNTILVPTDFSDLSNNALEFAVEMARYAVADVQAVHFVEILHEEATLVTADTAVVGTTDETLFNIQLMRSNKNKLQEITNRFENDSVKVKADLAGNGFLKGIQEFVRQNEVSAILIGTTGEQNLQEFFSGNHTEQLIEHLDIPVISIQKKEHFNEIKKVVMAFDVVHEYYSPSALVKMKDALLNFNARIQMVTVIEDPKNRDFAQEALEELRRRMQLNEATLHVLENTDVEGTLKNYVKEQNASAIALLTEAKSGLWRFVQGSLATHVTKDFDIPVLTLNKKHFE from the coding sequence ATGAATACCATTTTAGTACCTACTGATTTCTCTGACCTATCAAACAATGCACTTGAATTTGCCGTGGAGATGGCCAGATATGCTGTGGCGGACGTACAGGCGGTCCATTTTGTGGAAATCCTTCATGAGGAAGCAACACTCGTTACTGCAGATACGGCGGTGGTGGGAACCACGGACGAAACGCTTTTCAATATTCAACTCATGCGTTCTAATAAGAACAAACTACAAGAAATTACTAATCGCTTTGAAAACGACAGTGTCAAGGTAAAAGCTGATCTGGCCGGAAATGGCTTCTTAAAAGGCATACAGGAATTTGTTCGACAAAACGAAGTGAGTGCTATTCTGATAGGCACCACAGGCGAACAAAATCTACAGGAATTTTTCTCAGGGAACCACACAGAACAACTCATTGAACATCTGGATATCCCCGTGATCAGTATTCAGAAGAAAGAACACTTTAATGAGATCAAAAAGGTAGTGATGGCTTTTGATGTGGTTCATGAATATTATTCACCTTCCGCCTTAGTAAAAATGAAAGACGCGCTATTGAATTTTAACGCGCGTATACAAATGGTTACGGTAATTGAGGATCCAAAAAACAGAGATTTTGCTCAAGAGGCATTAGAAGAGTTGCGAAGAAGGATGCAATTGAATGAAGCTACCTTGCATGTACTTGAGAATACGGATGTAGAAGGCACTTTAAAAAACTATGTAAAAGAGCAAAATGCGAGTGCCATTGCACTATTAACTGAGGCTAAATCCGGTTTGTGGAGATTTGTTCAAGGCTCTCTTGCAACACACGTCACCAAAGATTTTGATATACCTGTACTGACACTGAATAAGAAGCATTTCGAGTAA
- a CDS encoding gluconokinase: MAQLIIIMGVSGTGKSTIGELLSEKLQLPYHDADDFHPEANVQKMQQGNPLNDQDREPWLQLLSDKLEGWSDTGTILACSALKEKYRRTLSKSNQLPIKWVHLVGSFEVIRERMLTRKNHYMPESLLQSQFDALENPTNAIDVNIENTPKEMVAEILAKL; this comes from the coding sequence ATGGCTCAATTGATCATCATCATGGGTGTTTCCGGAACTGGAAAAAGTACCATCGGTGAACTGCTGTCCGAGAAGCTTCAACTTCCTTATCATGACGCGGATGATTTCCATCCTGAAGCCAATGTGCAAAAGATGCAGCAAGGAAATCCATTGAATGATCAGGATCGAGAACCCTGGTTACAGTTGCTCTCCGACAAGCTGGAAGGCTGGTCAGACACAGGAACCATTTTAGCTTGTTCTGCCTTGAAAGAAAAATACCGACGGACCTTGAGCAAATCCAATCAACTACCGATCAAGTGGGTGCATTTGGTAGGGAGTTTTGAAGTCATTCGAGAACGGATGCTGACTCGCAAAAATCATTACATGCCCGAAAGTCTGCTGCAATCACAATTTGACGCGTTGGAAAACCCGACCAATGCCATTGATGTGAACATTGAAAACACGCCTAAGGAAATGGTAGCTGAAATTCTTGCGAAACTCTGA
- a CDS encoding DUF4476 domain-containing protein — MRTLILLLVLLAPGLTQANHGNGNKRGWSSASFVSEGPFKIKVFINGRAVNYRPQHQVNQIRLRPGNHRVRVVAYGPRRTKETRDVLSIRPRRANQFAVRSAGRRGGLFLDPIVVDHTRNRRGRLHDVPPTRGHAVDFCEDARYFNADRLINQMNCESFDGRKVQLAKNALRYTSIYAYDLQYLLEQLTFDDSKLELATFAYTRVCNVEEYYLVFDAFSFQSSVRRLKRATGYN, encoded by the coding sequence ATGAGAACACTTATACTTTTACTCGTATTATTAGCACCTGGCCTAACCCAAGCAAACCATGGCAACGGAAACAAGCGAGGTTGGTCAAGCGCAAGTTTCGTTTCAGAAGGACCTTTCAAGATCAAGGTCTTCATCAATGGAAGGGCGGTAAATTATCGTCCGCAGCATCAAGTGAATCAAATTCGATTGAGACCGGGCAATCATCGGGTACGGGTGGTCGCCTACGGTCCCAGACGCACCAAAGAAACACGGGATGTACTATCTATTCGTCCAAGAAGAGCCAATCAGTTTGCGGTTCGCTCGGCGGGAAGAAGAGGCGGATTGTTCCTTGATCCAATCGTCGTTGATCACACACGGAACCGAAGAGGCCGTTTGCACGATGTTCCTCCTACCAGAGGGCATGCCGTTGATTTTTGTGAGGATGCCCGATACTTTAACGCGGATCGATTGATCAATCAGATGAATTGTGAATCTTTTGATGGCAGAAAAGTACAGTTGGCCAAAAATGCCCTCCGATATACAAGCATATACGCCTATGACTTACAGTACCTGCTGGAACAGTTGACTTTTGACGATTCGAAACTCGAACTGGCTACATTCGCTTATACACGCGTCTGTAATGTGGAAGAATATTACCTGGTATTTGATGCATTTAGTTTCCAGTCAAGTGTGAGAAGATTGAAGCGCGCCACAGGATATAATTGA
- a CDS encoding ATP-dependent DNA ligase: MKQFSALIQALENTSKTNAKIEHLKSYFETAPEADRVWTIALFTHRRPKRQVNSRMLAEWAMQVAMLDAWLFQESYDVVGDLAETIALVLPRQKQVCPDRSLTDWIDFLMDLAGKTDEEKATKVKQAWSELPEGERFVFNKLITGGFRVGVSQNLIVKALADLYDLEASDVAYALSGKWDPQTISFSALLFQEGEQSHSKPYPFYLAYPIEGEVSDLGKAEDWSAEWKWDGIRSQLIIRDNTLFLWSRGEELITEKFPELHPLVGLLPNGTVIDGELLPFKEGVPLSFHLLQTRIGRKNVTKKHLKEAPAAILAYDLLEHEGKDIRQLPFAERRKLLAELIERSLSDPLLKYSDSLHWSSWEELTTLREQSREHHAEGFMIKRKISPYLSGRKRGDWWKWKVDPYTIDAVMVYAQKGHGKRADLYSDYTFAVWKEGELVPFAKAYSGLTDKELYEVTQFVRKHTLEKFGPVRTVTPTLVFEIHFEGINLSPRHKSGVAVRFPRIHRWRRDKVAADANTIEDLMTLLK; the protein is encoded by the coding sequence ATGAAACAATTTTCGGCATTGATCCAGGCGCTGGAAAACACCTCGAAGACGAATGCTAAGATCGAACACCTGAAAAGCTATTTCGAGACAGCACCGGAAGCGGATCGCGTGTGGACCATTGCTTTATTTACCCATCGCCGGCCGAAGCGTCAGGTAAATTCCCGGATGTTGGCCGAATGGGCCATGCAGGTCGCCATGCTGGATGCCTGGTTGTTTCAGGAATCCTACGATGTGGTGGGTGATCTGGCGGAAACGATTGCGTTAGTCTTGCCTCGTCAAAAACAAGTCTGCCCTGATCGCTCTTTGACGGATTGGATCGATTTCCTGATGGATTTAGCAGGTAAAACCGATGAGGAAAAAGCGACTAAGGTCAAACAGGCCTGGAGCGAACTTCCGGAAGGAGAACGATTTGTATTCAATAAACTGATCACAGGTGGGTTTCGCGTAGGTGTTTCCCAAAACCTGATTGTAAAGGCTTTGGCAGATCTCTATGACCTGGAAGCTTCTGATGTGGCTTATGCGCTGAGTGGAAAATGGGATCCGCAGACCATCTCGTTCTCCGCTTTACTTTTTCAGGAAGGAGAGCAATCCCACTCCAAACCTTATCCATTTTATCTGGCTTATCCCATTGAAGGAGAAGTGAGTGATCTTGGTAAAGCTGAGGACTGGTCCGCAGAATGGAAATGGGATGGTATCAGAAGTCAGTTGATCATTAGGGACAATACCTTGTTTCTTTGGAGTAGGGGGGAGGAGTTGATTACAGAAAAATTCCCTGAACTACATCCTTTGGTAGGTCTGCTTCCGAACGGCACGGTGATCGATGGAGAGTTATTACCATTCAAAGAGGGTGTTCCATTATCTTTTCATTTGCTACAGACCCGAATTGGACGGAAAAATGTGACCAAAAAGCACCTCAAAGAAGCCCCGGCGGCTATTCTGGCTTATGACCTGCTGGAACACGAAGGAAAAGACATCCGCCAACTGCCCTTTGCAGAACGAAGAAAGTTGTTGGCTGAATTGATAGAACGATCCTTAAGTGATCCGCTATTAAAATATTCTGATTCCTTACATTGGTCATCCTGGGAGGAATTGACCACATTGCGAGAACAATCCCGCGAACACCATGCCGAAGGGTTCATGATCAAGCGAAAAATATCTCCTTACCTGTCGGGAAGAAAACGGGGTGACTGGTGGAAATGGAAAGTTGATCCTTACACCATTGATGCGGTGATGGTATATGCGCAAAAAGGGCACGGCAAACGGGCTGATCTCTATTCAGATTACACGTTTGCGGTATGGAAAGAAGGGGAGCTGGTTCCTTTTGCGAAAGCATATTCAGGACTCACTGACAAGGAACTATATGAAGTGACCCAGTTTGTGCGAAAGCATACTTTGGAGAAATTTGGTCCGGTTCGGACGGTAACCCCTACCTTGGTGTTTGAAATCCATTTTGAAGGGATCAACTTGTCACCCCGACACAAATCGGGAGTGGCCGTTCGGTTCCCGAGAATCCACCGGTGGCGTCGCGATAAAGTAGCTGCGGACGCCAATACCATTGAAGACTTGATGACTTTGTTGAAGTGA
- a CDS encoding TIGR00730 family Rossman fold protein, which produces MKSIAVFCGSSMGNSPEFPVVTEQLGAFMGSKGIRLVYGGAQVGLMGVVADAVLKAGGEAIGVLPGFLGSKEIAHHGLSELIMVNSMHERKQKMSELCDGVITLPGGYGTMEELFEFITWAQLGLHSKPIGLLNVAGYYDALVRLVDDMVKFELLKPINREMLLISDNPEELLQLMHDYQAPEVPKWINPETT; this is translated from the coding sequence ATGAAGAGCATAGCAGTTTTTTGTGGATCAAGCATGGGTAATTCTCCAGAGTTTCCGGTGGTCACTGAGCAACTAGGGGCTTTTATGGGATCAAAAGGTATAAGATTAGTTTATGGTGGTGCTCAGGTTGGCTTAATGGGTGTGGTAGCAGATGCTGTGTTGAAAGCTGGCGGTGAAGCCATTGGCGTTTTACCTGGATTTCTCGGGTCTAAGGAGATTGCTCACCATGGATTGAGTGAATTGATCATGGTAAATTCTATGCACGAACGCAAGCAAAAAATGAGCGAACTCTGTGATGGAGTGATTACCCTGCCAGGAGGCTATGGGACCATGGAAGAACTCTTTGAATTCATTACCTGGGCTCAACTTGGATTGCATAGTAAACCGATCGGGCTGTTGAATGTTGCAGGTTATTATGATGCTCTGGTGAGACTTGTGGATGACATGGTTAAGTTCGAATTACTGAAGCCGATCAATCGTGAGATGTTACTTATTTCGGATAACCCAGAAGAACTCTTGCAACTTATGCATGACTACCAGGCACCAGAAGTGCCCAAATGGATCAATCCGGAGACTACTTAA